The proteins below come from a single bacterium genomic window:
- a CDS encoding SDR family NAD(P)-dependent oxidoreductase produces the protein MSSRKVVVVTGSGGSIGSAVALRLCGPDAVVAAADRDEGAAERTARAIADRGHAALAVPVDVVAAGSVAEMTRRIVEEYGGIDVLVNCAGLSIRGRSEDYAERDWDTVTATNLKGTFLCCQAAGREMIRRSGGTIVNIGSTAAAAGFPMRAAYCASKAGVVALTQALAAEWAAHGIRVNCVSPAHTRTPMVEETIAKGFASLAELQRRIPLGRLAEPQDIADAIAFLVSDQARFVTGVNLYVDGGWTALGLF, from the coding sequence GTGAGCTCGAGAAAAGTCGTGGTGGTGACCGGAAGCGGCGGAAGCATCGGCTCCGCTGTGGCACTGCGTTTATGCGGCCCCGACGCCGTGGTGGCGGCGGCCGATCGCGACGAGGGTGCGGCAGAACGGACGGCGCGCGCGATCGCAGACCGCGGCCATGCGGCGCTGGCCGTGCCGGTGGACGTGGTCGCCGCGGGCAGCGTGGCCGAGATGACCAGGCGGATCGTGGAAGAATACGGCGGGATCGATGTCCTCGTCAACTGCGCGGGCCTGTCCATTCGGGGCAGGTCGGAGGATTACGCGGAGCGTGACTGGGACACGGTGACGGCGACGAACCTGAAGGGCACGTTCCTGTGCTGCCAGGCCGCCGGAAGAGAGATGATTCGGCGCAGCGGCGGGACGATCGTGAACATCGGTTCTACGGCCGCGGCCGCCGGTTTTCCCATGCGGGCCGCCTACTGCGCGAGCAAAGCGGGGGTGGTGGCTCTCACGCAGGCGCTGGCGGCGGAGTGGGCGGCCCACGGGATTCGTGTCAACTGCGTGAGTCCGGCCCACACGCGAACCCCGATGGTGGAAGAGACGATTGCCAAAGGCTTCGCCAGCCTGGCCGAGTTGCAGCGGCGGATTCCGCTCGGACGGCTGGCGGAGCCGCAGGACATCGCCGACGCGATCGCATTCCTCGTGAGCGACCAGGCGCGTTTCGTCACCGGAGTCAACCTCTACGTCGACGGCGGGTGGACCGCGCTGGGGCTCTTCTAG
- a CDS encoding Gfo/Idh/MocA family oxidoreductase codes for MAARRETPLRFAVIGCGSIGQRHVRNLVALDAGEVVAFDVREDRRRDVASRFGIEVPDRLDEVWRRGPDAVVVAVPPHAHVPLALQAAARGCHLFIEKPLSDRWDGTEELLDAVRARGLVTLVGCNMRFHPGLVTVKKLLEDGAIGRVVAGRAEVGQYLPDWRPAEDYRQAYSARRDQGGGVILDAIHELDYLRWMLGDVGEIACFSGRLGRLEIDTEDTAAMLLRFTSGAIGEVHLDYLQRAYSRTCHLIGEEGTIRWDYSAGEVRCYTASERRWRSWANPAGWEPNHMYIDEIRHFVECLTRDAHPAADVFEAAQVLKIALAAKTSARSGGVVRLEGSQG; via the coding sequence ATGGCCGCGCGACGGGAGACGCCGTTGCGCTTCGCGGTAATCGGCTGCGGGTCCATCGGGCAACGGCACGTGCGCAACCTCGTCGCCCTGGATGCGGGCGAGGTCGTCGCGTTCGACGTTCGGGAGGACCGGCGTCGTGACGTGGCGTCGCGGTTCGGGATCGAGGTTCCGGACCGCCTGGACGAGGTGTGGCGGCGCGGGCCGGACGCCGTGGTGGTCGCGGTCCCCCCTCACGCCCACGTGCCGCTCGCGCTTCAGGCCGCCGCGCGCGGGTGTCACCTGTTCATCGAGAAGCCCTTGTCGGACCGTTGGGACGGCACCGAGGAGTTGCTGGACGCGGTGCGCGCGCGGGGCCTGGTGACGCTCGTCGGGTGCAACATGCGGTTCCACCCCGGGCTCGTGACGGTCAAGAAGCTGCTGGAAGACGGCGCGATCGGCCGCGTGGTAGCGGGGCGGGCGGAGGTTGGGCAGTACCTTCCGGACTGGCGCCCCGCGGAAGACTACCGGCAGGCGTACAGCGCCAGGCGGGACCAGGGGGGTGGGGTGATTCTCGATGCCATCCACGAGCTCGACTACCTCCGGTGGATGCTCGGCGACGTCGGCGAGATCGCCTGCTTTTCCGGCAGGCTCGGCCGCCTCGAGATCGACACCGAGGACACCGCCGCGATGCTGCTGCGCTTCACGAGCGGGGCAATCGGCGAGGTCCACCTCGACTATCTCCAGCGGGCGTACAGCCGAACGTGCCATCTCATCGGGGAAGAGGGCACGATTCGATGGGACTATTCCGCCGGCGAGGTGCGGTGCTACACGGCCTCGGAGCGACGGTGGCGGAGCTGGGCGAACCCGGCCGGGTGGGAGCCGAATCACATGTACATCGACGAGATCCGCCACTTCGTCGAGTGTCTGACCCGCGACGCGCACCCGGCGGCGGACGTCTTCGAGGCGGCGCAGGTGCTCAAGATCGCGCTCGCGGCGAAAACGTCCGCCCGCTCCGGCGGCGTCGTTCGCCTCGAGGGGAGCCAAGGGTGA
- a CDS encoding N-acetylneuraminate synthase family protein: MVRGIRIGGRRVGDGELCFVVAEAGSNHNGLWEQAVRLVDVAASAGVDGVKFQVFRADRLYPKHAGTSDYLNISRSIYDIIAESEMPYDWLPDLAAHCHARDVLFLASAFDEESADRLVPYVDAFKIASYELTHIPLIRHVARSGKPVIVSTGGATLDEVAESVDAVRETGNEGLILTQCTAAYPAPFESLNIRVIPAMKAAFGVPVGLSDHSRDPLVGPLAAVAVGANLLEKHFTLSNELPGVDHRFAVEPGELRTMVQKLRETEHALGGADKAVHPVEEELRAFARRSVFAVRDIKTGELLTRENVAVLRCGKLPAGLPPREFDGVLGKRARRDIPAERGIVRDDYA, encoded by the coding sequence ATGGTTCGGGGGATTCGGATTGGCGGCCGGCGGGTCGGGGACGGCGAACTCTGCTTTGTAGTGGCGGAGGCGGGGAGCAATCACAACGGCCTGTGGGAGCAGGCCGTGCGCCTCGTCGATGTGGCCGCGTCCGCGGGGGTGGATGGGGTCAAGTTCCAGGTGTTTCGAGCCGACCGGCTGTACCCGAAACACGCCGGCACCAGCGACTACCTGAACATTTCCCGATCGATTTACGATATCATCGCCGAGAGCGAGATGCCGTACGACTGGCTTCCGGACCTCGCGGCGCACTGCCATGCGCGGGACGTACTCTTCCTCGCGTCCGCGTTCGACGAAGAATCGGCCGATCGCCTGGTTCCGTATGTGGACGCCTTCAAGATCGCGTCGTATGAGTTGACGCACATCCCCCTCATCCGGCATGTCGCGCGGTCCGGAAAGCCCGTGATTGTGTCCACGGGCGGCGCGACCCTGGACGAGGTGGCGGAGAGCGTCGACGCCGTTCGAGAGACGGGGAACGAGGGGCTCATTCTGACGCAGTGCACCGCGGCGTATCCGGCTCCCTTCGAGTCCCTGAACATCCGTGTCATACCCGCGATGAAGGCGGCGTTCGGCGTACCCGTCGGGCTGTCCGATCACTCGCGGGATCCACTGGTGGGGCCGCTGGCCGCGGTGGCGGTCGGCGCGAATCTTCTCGAGAAGCACTTCACGTTGAGCAACGAGCTGCCCGGAGTGGACCATCGGTTCGCCGTGGAGCCGGGCGAACTTCGCACGATGGTGCAGAAGCTCCGGGAGACGGAGCACGCGCTGGGCGGCGCGGACAAGGCCGTGCACCCGGTCGAGGAGGAATTGCGGGCGTTTGCGCGCCGCAGCGTGTTCGCGGTGCGCGACATCAAGACGGGAGAACTGCTGACGCGCGAGAACGTCGCGGTACTGCGCTGCGGCAAGCTGCCCGCGGGGTTGCCGCCGAGAGAATTTGACGGGGTGCTCGGAAAGCGCGCGCGGCGAGACATTCCGGCCGAGCGGGGGATCGTGCGCGACGACTATGCTTGA
- a CDS encoding GNAT family N-acetyltransferase produces the protein MTRRRVSVRAAAMEDCRRVWEWRNARGSRAASFTTREIPYAEHQEWFARAVVDPGVRFFIVLCDGRAVGYVRFVISGEDAEISVGIDHEEQGKGYGTAAIAIASQVVLAGQVLRIIAHVKTSNPASRTAFERAGFFLGGTTRIAGVEAWELVSHRKTDSADGRRPAPG, from the coding sequence GTGACACGGCGCCGCGTGAGCGTCCGCGCGGCCGCGATGGAGGATTGCCGCCGGGTCTGGGAGTGGAGGAACGCGCGCGGGAGCCGGGCCGCCTCCTTCACGACACGAGAGATTCCCTACGCGGAGCACCAGGAGTGGTTTGCCCGGGCGGTCGTCGATCCCGGCGTGCGATTTTTCATCGTCCTCTGTGACGGGCGCGCGGTCGGGTACGTCCGGTTTGTCATCAGCGGGGAAGACGCCGAGATCAGCGTCGGCATCGATCACGAGGAACAGGGCAAGGGCTATGGGACCGCCGCGATCGCCATTGCATCACAGGTGGTGCTGGCCGGGCAGGTGCTGCGAATCATCGCTCACGTGAAGACGAGCAATCCGGCATCCCGAACGGCGTTCGAGCGCGCCGGGTTTTTCTTGGGCGGCACCACGCGGATCGCGGGTGTTGAAGCGTGGGAGCTCGTCTCTCACAGGAAGACGGATTCTGCCGACGGCCGCCGGCCGGCGCCGGGCTGA
- the pseG gene encoding UDP-2,4-diacetamido-2,4,6-trideoxy-beta-L-altropyranose hydrolase, which yields MTCDAARPRAVLFRVDATPESGLGHLQRCLSLALALRRAGAVSSFLSDGPVEARGRITECGFEALDLGRAAPWSPQDLTHTVAAAARLGVTHMVVDSYYMTGDYLARLRDAGCFVAGIDDLAAYPFPCQLVVNGGAHACQLAYRSSGDTRFLLGPRYVLLRPEFWSVPPRAPRSSLRHVLIMVGGADRQNLMPGLLDLVDACPGEFSMTAIIGPFFGHRGDLEAAVTRCRRPVRLVHCPDSVRDLMLDADLAVSAGGQTLYELAATGTPAVAIVIAENQTASVRALAAAGVVRAVYGVDQADFRERARDAIAALLQRPDDRTAMAAAGRELVDGRGAQRVSDALLA from the coding sequence ATGACGTGCGACGCGGCACGGCCGCGCGCGGTTCTATTCCGCGTGGACGCGACGCCCGAGAGCGGCCTCGGGCATCTGCAGCGGTGCCTGTCCCTTGCGCTCGCTCTGCGCCGCGCGGGCGCCGTCTCGAGCTTCCTCAGCGACGGACCGGTCGAGGCAAGAGGCCGGATCACGGAGTGTGGCTTCGAGGCACTGGACTTGGGCCGCGCCGCGCCGTGGAGCCCCCAGGACCTGACGCACACCGTTGCCGCGGCCGCACGCCTCGGGGTGACGCATATGGTCGTAGACTCCTACTATATGACCGGGGACTACCTCGCACGCCTGCGGGATGCCGGGTGCTTCGTGGCCGGGATCGACGATCTGGCCGCATATCCGTTTCCATGTCAATTGGTGGTCAACGGCGGCGCCCACGCCTGCCAGCTGGCGTATCGGTCATCGGGAGACACCCGGTTCTTGCTGGGTCCACGCTACGTCCTGCTGCGCCCCGAGTTTTGGAGCGTGCCCCCTCGCGCGCCGCGCTCGAGCCTCCGGCACGTGCTGATCATGGTTGGCGGAGCGGACCGGCAGAATCTCATGCCGGGGCTGCTCGATCTGGTGGATGCGTGCCCCGGAGAGTTCTCTATGACGGCGATCATCGGTCCGTTTTTCGGGCATCGCGGCGACCTGGAGGCGGCCGTCACGCGGTGCCGGCGGCCGGTCAGACTTGTGCACTGCCCCGACTCAGTCCGCGACCTGATGCTGGACGCGGACCTGGCCGTGTCCGCCGGAGGGCAGACCCTGTACGAGCTCGCCGCGACCGGGACTCCGGCCGTGGCGATCGTTATTGCCGAGAACCAGACCGCCAGTGTGCGGGCGTTGGCCGCGGCCGGCGTCGTGCGCGCGGTCTACGGCGTCGATCAGGCAGACTTTCGCGAACGTGCCCGGGACGCGATTGCCGCGCTGCTTCAGCGACCGGACGATCGGACGGCGATGGCCGCGGCCGGCCGTGAGTTGGTTGACGGCCGCGGGGCCCAACGCGTGTCGGATGCGCTGCTGGCCTAA
- the pseB gene encoding UDP-N-acetylglucosamine 4,6-dehydratase (inverting) — protein sequence MDWTRSSVLITGGTGSFGRKFVDVMLRRYGPAKLVVFSRDELKQEEMRRAHPDTGGSPIRYFIGDVRDRERLARAFRGVDVVVHAAALKQVPACEYNPFEAVQTNIIGAKNVIDAAIDQGVQKVVAISTDKAVNPVNLYGATKLCAEKLFVQGNSYSGATGARFSCARYGNVVGSRGSVIPAFLEQRKNGAITVTDPRMTRFWITLDEGVAFVIRCIEQMHGGEIFVPKIPSMNIMDLVTAVAPECRAEYIGIRPGEKVHEVLVSEDEARHTVELDDMYVIQPAHPWWQSANWTEARPLPDGFSFTSDANARWLSVEELQRLIVSL from the coding sequence CCGGGGGAACGGGGTCGTTTGGCCGCAAGTTCGTCGACGTCATGTTGCGACGGTACGGGCCGGCCAAATTGGTGGTGTTCAGCCGCGACGAGCTCAAACAGGAAGAGATGCGGCGCGCGCATCCCGACACGGGAGGATCGCCGATTCGGTACTTCATCGGCGACGTGCGTGATCGGGAGCGCCTCGCCCGGGCCTTCCGCGGCGTGGACGTCGTCGTCCACGCCGCCGCGCTGAAGCAGGTGCCGGCCTGCGAATATAATCCGTTCGAGGCCGTGCAGACCAACATCATCGGCGCGAAGAACGTGATCGACGCGGCGATCGATCAAGGCGTTCAGAAGGTCGTCGCCATCAGCACCGACAAGGCCGTGAATCCCGTCAATCTGTACGGCGCGACGAAGTTGTGCGCGGAGAAGCTCTTCGTCCAGGGGAATTCGTACTCCGGGGCGACGGGTGCGCGCTTCAGTTGCGCGCGGTACGGCAACGTGGTCGGCAGCCGGGGAAGCGTGATCCCCGCGTTCCTCGAACAGCGGAAGAACGGCGCAATCACGGTCACGGATCCGCGGATGACGCGCTTTTGGATCACCCTGGACGAGGGCGTCGCCTTCGTGATCCGCTGCATCGAGCAGATGCACGGCGGAGAGATCTTCGTGCCGAAGATTCCCAGCATGAATATCATGGACCTGGTCACCGCGGTGGCGCCGGAATGCCGGGCCGAGTACATCGGCATCAGACCCGGCGAAAAGGTGCACGAGGTGCTGGTCTCGGAGGACGAGGCGCGCCACACGGTGGAATTGGACGACATGTATGTCATTCAACCGGCGCACCCCTGGTGGCAGTCCGCAAACTGGACCGAGGCGCGCCCGCTCCCGGACGGGTTCTCGTTCACCAGCGACGCCAATGCGCGCTGGTTGTCCGTCGAGGAACTACAACGCCTGATTGTGTCGCTCTGA
- a CDS encoding aminotransferase class III-fold pyridoxal phosphate-dependent enzyme, with product MTPPPRVIAIVQARLGATRLPGKVLAEIAGRPMLWHVVGRVRMAPSIHEVIVATSTSPADDAIAEYCRRNGIPCERGSEEDVLDRFYQVARRHAAAAVVRVTADCPLIDPGVIERVVQTYLRGGYDYVTNTLRYTYPDGQDTEVFSAAALEAAWREASSPADREHVTAYLRTSGGFRLKNVEHDVDLSDRNVRLTVDEPADLEFVRAVYARLSSAPAPITLADVLALLEREASLMELNQRIVRNEGYYRSLAGEPAVPPRVRSLDRSRELKARAERVVPSCTQTFSKGPTQFIQGVAPAFLARGRGSHVWDVDGNEYIDYPMALGPIILGHNYPAVTDAVTRQMGDGLTFSLPHPLEVEVAEMLTEIIPCADMVRFGKNGSDATSGAVRAARAYTGREIIACCGYHGWQDWYIGTTTRNKGVPKAVRELTVPFEFNNVDSLRRVFTEHPGQVAGVIMEPVGVIEPRPGFLQQVRDLTGREGALLIFDEIVTGCRLALGGAQEYFGVTPDLACFGKGMANGYPIAAVVGRRDIMELFDEIFFSFTFGGEALSLAATAATIGELRSKSVIPYLWAQGRKLQDGYHVLARQCRLERHTECIGLPPRTVITFRDEAGAESLLLKSLFQQECLKRGVLFSGGQNVSFSHSDADIDYTLRVYGTAMGILADAIEAGDAERRLEGAPVEPVFRRA from the coding sequence GTGACACCGCCTCCCCGGGTCATCGCCATCGTGCAGGCCCGCTTGGGCGCGACGCGGCTCCCCGGGAAGGTGTTGGCGGAGATCGCGGGTCGGCCGATGCTCTGGCACGTGGTCGGCCGCGTGCGCATGGCACCGTCGATTCACGAGGTGATCGTGGCCACCTCGACGTCGCCCGCGGACGATGCGATCGCGGAGTATTGCCGGCGCAACGGCATCCCGTGCGAGCGCGGAAGCGAAGAGGACGTCCTGGACCGGTTCTACCAGGTCGCGCGGCGTCACGCCGCCGCCGCCGTGGTTCGCGTGACCGCGGATTGCCCGCTCATCGATCCGGGCGTGATCGAGCGGGTCGTCCAAACCTACCTACGCGGCGGGTACGACTATGTCACCAACACGTTGCGATACACCTACCCCGACGGCCAGGACACCGAGGTGTTTTCCGCTGCGGCGCTCGAAGCGGCGTGGCGGGAGGCGTCCTCGCCGGCAGACCGTGAGCACGTGACCGCGTATCTCCGGACGTCGGGCGGGTTTCGACTGAAGAACGTCGAACACGACGTGGATTTGTCGGACCGCAACGTCCGTCTCACGGTCGATGAGCCGGCCGACCTTGAGTTTGTGCGCGCCGTGTACGCGCGGCTCAGCTCGGCGCCCGCTCCGATCACGCTGGCGGACGTCCTGGCGTTGCTCGAAAGGGAGGCTTCACTGATGGAGCTGAACCAGAGGATCGTGCGCAACGAGGGTTACTATCGGTCGCTCGCGGGCGAACCGGCGGTGCCGCCGCGCGTGCGATCGCTCGACCGCTCCCGCGAACTGAAGGCCAGGGCGGAGCGCGTCGTTCCGTCCTGCACGCAGACGTTCAGCAAGGGGCCGACGCAGTTCATCCAGGGGGTGGCGCCGGCGTTTCTGGCGCGGGGCCGGGGCAGCCACGTGTGGGACGTGGACGGCAATGAGTACATCGACTACCCGATGGCGCTCGGCCCGATCATCCTGGGTCACAATTACCCGGCCGTCACGGACGCCGTGACGCGTCAAATGGGCGACGGTCTCACATTCTCGCTGCCTCACCCGCTCGAGGTCGAAGTCGCCGAAATGCTGACGGAGATCATCCCCTGCGCCGACATGGTGCGGTTCGGCAAGAACGGATCGGATGCGACGTCCGGCGCGGTGCGGGCGGCCCGGGCGTACACGGGACGGGAGATCATCGCATGTTGCGGGTATCACGGGTGGCAGGACTGGTACATCGGCACGACGACCCGCAACAAGGGGGTGCCGAAAGCGGTCCGCGAGCTGACCGTCCCCTTCGAATTCAACAATGTCGACAGCCTCCGCCGCGTGTTCACCGAGCACCCCGGCCAAGTCGCGGGGGTGATCATGGAACCGGTCGGCGTGATCGAGCCGCGCCCCGGCTTCCTGCAGCAGGTTCGTGACTTGACCGGCCGCGAGGGCGCCCTGCTCATCTTCGACGAAATCGTCACGGGCTGCCGCTTGGCACTCGGGGGCGCGCAGGAGTACTTCGGCGTCACGCCGGACCTGGCGTGTTTCGGGAAGGGCATGGCCAACGGCTATCCGATTGCCGCGGTCGTGGGCCGCCGGGACATCATGGAGCTCTTCGACGAGATTTTCTTTTCGTTCACCTTCGGCGGTGAGGCGCTGTCGCTCGCCGCCACAGCCGCGACGATCGGGGAGTTGCGGTCGAAGAGCGTCATCCCGTATCTGTGGGCCCAAGGCAGGAAGCTGCAGGACGGGTATCACGTGCTGGCGAGGCAGTGCCGCCTTGAGCGGCACACGGAGTGCATCGGCCTGCCACCCCGTACGGTGATCACGTTCAGGGACGAGGCCGGAGCGGAATCGCTGCTGCTCAAGAGCCTGTTCCAGCAAGAGTGCCTCAAGCGCGGGGTGCTGTTCTCGGGGGGGCAGAACGTGTCCTTTAGTCACAGCGACGCCGACATCGACTACACCCTCCGGGTGTACGGCACGGCCATGGGGATCCTCGCGGACGCGATCGAGGCGGGGGACGCCGAACGGCGGCTCGAAGGAGCGCCGGTCGAACCCGTCTTCCGCCGTGCGTAG
- the kdsB gene encoding 3-deoxy-manno-octulosonate cytidylyltransferase, with amino-acid sequence MRTIGIIPARMGSSRFPGKPLVSILGAPMVVHVYFRARMCTSLDAVYVATPDQEIRASAERYGVPVIMTSPHHERATDRVAEAVERTEDRSEIVVNIQGDEPMLYPEMVDAPVRALAEDPTLVCTNPVARIRDRETFENRNVIKVVTDRGGLVLYMSREPIPTTVRLGDAVPMYQQLVVLPFRRDFLKTFTRLPQTPLEQAESVDMLRVLEYGYKIKAVEVPRVTISVDVPSDVARIEAALRHDPLVDGYLPRLRLQGSE; translated from the coding sequence ATGCGTACGATCGGCATAATCCCCGCTCGGATGGGATCCTCCCGGTTTCCGGGCAAACCGCTGGTCTCGATCCTCGGCGCCCCGATGGTGGTGCACGTCTATTTCCGCGCGCGCATGTGCACATCGCTCGACGCGGTGTACGTGGCAACGCCGGACCAGGAGATACGGGCGTCCGCGGAGCGCTACGGGGTGCCGGTAATCATGACCTCTCCCCACCACGAGCGGGCGACCGACCGGGTGGCGGAGGCGGTCGAGCGGACCGAGGATCGGAGCGAGATCGTGGTCAACATCCAGGGCGATGAGCCGATGCTCTATCCCGAAATGGTGGACGCGCCGGTTCGCGCGCTCGCGGAGGATCCGACGTTGGTCTGCACGAACCCGGTCGCGCGCATTCGCGACCGCGAAACCTTCGAGAACCGTAACGTGATCAAGGTCGTGACCGACCGCGGCGGCCTGGTGCTGTACATGTCGCGAGAGCCGATTCCGACGACGGTCCGTCTGGGGGACGCGGTTCCGATGTACCAGCAACTGGTCGTGCTGCCGTTTCGTCGAGACTTTCTCAAGACCTTTACCAGACTCCCGCAAACGCCGCTGGAGCAGGCAGAGTCCGTCGACATGCTTCGCGTGCTCGAGTACGGCTACAAGATCAAGGCCGTCGAGGTCCCGCGCGTCACCATCAGCGTGGACGTGCCGTCCGATGTGGCCCGTATCGAAGCGGCGCTGAGGCACGATCCTCTCGTGGACGGCTACCTCCCCAGGCTGCGCCTCCAGGGCTCCGAATAG
- a CDS encoding oligosaccharide flippase family protein, translating into MTETGGPAITPLSVLRNSAKLSGANLASALAGFLAYMYVARVLGPEMLGVSGFLMLWLFYANLLRPGLFSAAMREMPHLLGQGKAEEARRIQNVALTVEVPYVLLPVTVMLFASLSYSVPVIRHGLPLIALAYLLMSVRDFVGGIHGIHRRFGLQARVVLVSNLVAQVFVVASVRWLGIYSVLLDRAVAATVALTVYRLIAPPLRYAVVWGGPEARRLLHIGLPMTLLGVFYWGFRTVDQTLIAVWLPFAALGYFTFALNFANLARLLVSDFGNVLAPVLFGELGRRGGAEALGAEAARIVVFLVAATSFGVNAGQAALGPLVLHYLPRFAPAVPVVEGLIFVVPLAAAALVPSILLNSVSLNRQRLHAVVWGAGLALNALLGTVALRYLHWGPSGVAWATVTSQMAITAGLFAATHRYLAGRRRDRGALYGGMLGLLAVAALVFIVLHVRALAAHGAWLSSLAFRLACVAAAWAGAAAVAYGWWRWFLGSSGHPEQLDAV; encoded by the coding sequence ATGACTGAAACAGGCGGTCCGGCGATCACACCGCTGTCGGTCCTCCGGAACTCCGCGAAGCTCTCGGGGGCTAATCTGGCCTCCGCGCTTGCCGGCTTTCTCGCCTACATGTATGTTGCCCGCGTCCTGGGGCCGGAGATGCTCGGTGTCTCCGGATTTCTCATGCTGTGGCTCTTCTACGCCAACCTGCTCCGTCCGGGCCTCTTCAGCGCCGCGATGCGGGAGATGCCCCACCTGCTGGGACAAGGGAAAGCCGAGGAGGCGCGCCGGATTCAAAACGTCGCGCTCACGGTCGAGGTGCCGTACGTGCTCCTCCCCGTGACCGTGATGCTGTTCGCGAGCCTGTCCTATTCGGTGCCGGTCATTCGTCACGGTCTCCCGCTGATTGCGCTGGCCTATCTGCTGATGTCGGTTCGCGATTTCGTCGGCGGAATCCACGGCATTCACCGGCGGTTTGGCCTCCAGGCCCGCGTGGTACTCGTTTCCAATCTCGTCGCCCAGGTGTTTGTCGTGGCGTCGGTCCGCTGGCTCGGCATCTACAGCGTTCTGCTCGATCGCGCGGTCGCGGCGACCGTGGCTCTGACCGTGTACCGGCTGATCGCACCGCCGCTCAGATACGCGGTCGTCTGGGGCGGGCCCGAGGCCCGGCGGCTCTTGCACATCGGCCTTCCGATGACCCTGCTCGGCGTCTTCTACTGGGGGTTCCGGACGGTCGATCAGACGCTCATTGCCGTCTGGCTGCCGTTCGCGGCCCTGGGCTATTTCACGTTTGCGCTGAACTTTGCCAACCTCGCGAGGCTGCTGGTCTCCGACTTCGGAAATGTCTTGGCGCCGGTGCTGTTCGGAGAGTTGGGCAGGCGGGGCGGCGCGGAGGCGCTCGGCGCGGAGGCCGCGCGCATCGTCGTTTTCCTTGTCGCCGCCACATCTTTCGGCGTCAACGCCGGACAGGCGGCCTTGGGGCCACTCGTCCTGCATTACCTGCCGCGATTTGCACCCGCGGTTCCGGTGGTGGAGGGGCTGATTTTCGTCGTGCCTCTTGCGGCCGCCGCGCTTGTCCCGAGCATCCTGCTGAACTCCGTCTCGTTGAACCGACAACGCCTTCACGCCGTGGTGTGGGGCGCCGGGCTGGCGCTCAACGCGCTGCTCGGCACCGTGGCCCTGCGATACCTTCATTGGGGACCGAGCGGGGTGGCCTGGGCCACAGTAACCTCCCAGATGGCGATCACGGCGGGGCTCTTTGCAGCGACGCACCGGTACCTGGCCGGCCGGAGAAGAGATCGAGGAGCGTTGTACGGTGGGATGCTCGGCCTGCTCGCCGTCGCGGCTCTCGTGTTCATCGTCCTGCACGTCCGCGCGCTGGCGGCGCACGGCGCCTGGCTGTCGAGCCTCGCGTTCCGGCTCGCCTGCGTGGCGGCGGCGTGGGCCGGCGCGGCCGCCGTGGCCTACGGTTGGTGGCGGTGGTTCCTGGGAAGCTCCGGCCATCCGGAGCAGTTGGATGCGGTCTGA
- a CDS encoding 3-oxoacyl-ACP reductase family protein, which produces MSRLAQDSKVALVTGASRGIGRACALRLAQAGYDVVVNYRSHADGAAEVAREIAALGRDAVIVQADVSRADAVEAMMHETLARWGRIDALVNNAGSAAIRAFDDLSVDEWDRLMDVNLKSAFLCCQRVIPIMKEQRAGRIIMLASQAGQTGGYFIGAHYSVSKSGVICLTKYLAKQLAPWGILVNCVAPGIIDTEMSAAYPPELVTRLVGDVPLRRVGTPDDVAHAVVFLAGAGSAYITGATLNVNGGLYMA; this is translated from the coding sequence GTGTCGCGTCTCGCGCAGGACTCCAAAGTGGCGCTCGTGACCGGTGCCTCACGCGGCATCGGTCGTGCGTGCGCCTTGCGGCTGGCACAGGCCGGCTACGACGTGGTTGTGAATTATCGGTCGCATGCCGACGGGGCCGCCGAGGTGGCGCGGGAGATCGCCGCGCTTGGCCGGGACGCGGTGATCGTTCAGGCGGACGTTTCACGCGCGGACGCCGTCGAGGCGATGATGCACGAGACCCTGGCGCGGTGGGGCCGCATCGACGCGCTGGTCAACAACGCGGGGAGCGCGGCGATCCGCGCGTTTGACGATCTCAGCGTCGATGAGTGGGACCGGTTGATGGACGTCAACCTCAAGAGCGCGTTCCTGTGCTGCCAGCGCGTCATCCCCATCATGAAGGAGCAACGGGCGGGCCGCATTATCATGCTGGCGTCGCAGGCCGGTCAGACCGGAGGATACTTCATCGGCGCGCATTATTCCGTCTCCAAGTCCGGCGTCATCTGCCTGACGAAGTACCTGGCGAAGCAGCTGGCTCCGTGGGGAATCCTGGTGAATTGCGTCGCGCCGGGGATCATCGACACGGAGATGTCGGCGGCGTACCCTCCCGAACTGGTCACCCGGTTGGTGGGGGACGTGCCGCTCCGCCGCGTCGGGACGCCGGACGACGTCGCCCATGCGGTCGTGTTCCTCGCCGGGGCCGGGAGCGCCTATATTACCGGCGCGACCCTGAACGTCAACGGCGGATTGTACATGGCCTAG